A genomic stretch from bacterium includes:
- a CDS encoding AAA family ATPase, with product ILFVCGGAFVVLDTLIRQRVGRQGMGFEAKLNSAGKASLTEIINQVLPEDLLKYGLIPEFVGRLPVVATLGELDEEAMVRVLTEPRNALVKQFQKLIEFENVTLRFTESAIRQIAIQALEHKTGARGLRSILEDIMLETMFDLPSMSDVKEIVINENVVHRKESPLLVFEKAS from the coding sequence CATCTTGTTCGTTTGCGGGGGCGCCTTCGTGGTGCTCGACACGCTGATTCGCCAGCGCGTGGGCCGGCAGGGGATGGGATTCGAGGCGAAGTTGAACTCGGCGGGCAAGGCCTCCCTGACGGAGATTATCAACCAGGTGCTGCCGGAGGATCTCCTGAAATACGGCCTGATCCCGGAGTTTGTGGGGCGCCTTCCCGTCGTGGCCACCTTGGGCGAGCTCGACGAGGAGGCGATGGTGAGGGTGCTGACCGAGCCCCGGAACGCCCTCGTCAAGCAATTCCAGAAATTGATCGAATTCGAAAATGTGACCCTCCGCTTCACCGAGTCGGCGATCCGGCAGATCGCCATCCAGGCGCTTGAGCACAAGACCGGTGCCCGGGGGCTTCGCAGTATTCTCGAAGATATTATGCTCGAGACCATGTTCGACCTTCCGTCCATGAGCGACGTGAAAGAAATCGTGATCAACGAAAATGTCGTCCACCGGAAAGAGTCGCCGTTGTTGGTTTTTGAGAAAGCCAGTTAA